A region from the Ralstonia pickettii genome encodes:
- a CDS encoding bifunctional helix-turn-helix transcriptional regulator/GNAT family N-acetyltransferase yields MDIIEAPAQSREQTIRELREVSRKLVRELGFMRNTLAESDLPPSAVHAILEIAGAPGIQARDLAERLRLDKSSTSRQLTRLESAGLVERRTCADDARASELHLTKSGQQLRRKIDAFASEQVSNALRHLTPAEQQRLVASLSQYVSALADDNDHKPAHAAADAGPQIVQGYVPGCIGDIAGLHGRFYAQHWGFGVFFERRVAKELADFAQALPDPDKALWLCVENGRCLASLAIDGNSDTRVAHLRWFIVDDSLRGTGIGRHLMLQAMRFVDARFDETYLNTFKGLDAARHLYESFGFQLTHEEAGTQWGSTVTEQQFRRRKPG; encoded by the coding sequence ATGGACATCATCGAAGCCCCCGCGCAGTCACGCGAACAGACCATCCGTGAGCTGCGTGAGGTTTCCCGCAAGCTTGTCCGCGAGCTCGGCTTCATGCGCAACACGCTGGCAGAGAGCGACCTGCCGCCCTCTGCCGTACACGCGATTCTCGAGATTGCCGGGGCGCCCGGCATCCAGGCGCGCGATCTGGCCGAACGCCTGCGGCTGGACAAATCGAGCACCAGCCGGCAGCTCACGCGGCTTGAATCCGCCGGGCTGGTCGAACGCCGCACCTGCGCTGACGATGCACGGGCTTCCGAGTTGCATCTCACAAAAAGCGGCCAGCAACTGCGCCGCAAGATTGATGCATTTGCTTCGGAGCAGGTTTCCAACGCGCTGCGTCACCTGACCCCGGCAGAGCAGCAACGGCTCGTCGCGTCACTGTCGCAGTACGTCAGCGCGCTGGCCGATGACAACGACCACAAGCCCGCGCATGCCGCCGCCGATGCCGGCCCACAGATCGTGCAAGGCTACGTGCCCGGCTGCATTGGGGATATCGCCGGCCTGCATGGCCGGTTCTACGCGCAGCACTGGGGGTTTGGCGTGTTCTTCGAGCGCCGGGTCGCCAAGGAACTCGCCGACTTTGCGCAAGCCTTGCCCGACCCCGACAAAGCACTCTGGCTATGCGTGGAAAACGGCCGCTGCCTTGCGTCTCTCGCAATTGACGGAAACTCGGACACGCGCGTTGCACACCTGCGCTGGTTCATCGTGGATGATTCCCTGCGTGGCACCGGCATTGGCCGTCATCTGATGTTGCAGGCGATGCGCTTTGTTGATGCGCGCTTTGACGAGACGTACCTCAACACCTTCAAGGGCCTGGATGCCGCCCGCCACCTCTACGAATCGTTCGGCTTTCAACTCACGCATGAAGAAGCCGGCACGCAGTGGGGCAGCACCGTGACCGAACAGCAATTCCGTCGCCGCAAACCGGGCTGA
- a CDS encoding arylamine N-acetyltransferase family protein gives MTSQLNLDAYFNRIQWGGSASPTYDTLAQLVRAHMRHIPFENLDVLLGRGIRIDLESLQNKLVHARRGGYCFEHATLFAAVLEQLGFQPTRHSSRVVLLSPRTEAPRTHMFLTVPLPEGTFVVDPGFGALAPRVPVPLDGTQANIDGELHWVARDEDRWILRAQVRSDTPVDAWVTTMEQDYPIDFEMANYYTSTYPASPFVNRILMRALTDEGRVTVMNRDATIWRGNTPHRFELEDRRALRGLLAEYFGMDLPEVEGMRVPGVEGWS, from the coding sequence GTGACATCGCAACTCAATCTGGACGCCTACTTCAACCGCATCCAGTGGGGCGGCAGCGCCAGCCCAACCTACGACACGCTCGCGCAACTGGTGCGTGCGCACATGCGGCACATTCCGTTCGAAAACCTCGACGTGCTGCTCGGACGCGGCATCCGGATCGACCTGGAAAGCCTGCAGAACAAGCTCGTCCACGCGCGGCGCGGCGGCTACTGCTTCGAGCACGCCACGTTGTTTGCCGCCGTGTTGGAGCAGCTTGGCTTTCAACCAACCCGTCACTCGTCGCGCGTGGTCCTGCTTTCGCCGCGCACTGAGGCACCTCGCACGCACATGTTCCTGACGGTGCCGCTGCCCGAAGGCACCTTCGTCGTCGACCCCGGTTTTGGCGCGCTGGCGCCGCGCGTACCCGTGCCTCTGGACGGCACACAAGCCAACATCGACGGTGAACTCCACTGGGTGGCGCGCGACGAAGACCGCTGGATACTCCGCGCGCAAGTGCGCAGCGACACGCCCGTCGACGCGTGGGTCACCACGATGGAGCAGGACTACCCGATCGACTTCGAAATGGCGAACTACTACACGTCAACCTATCCGGCATCGCCGTTCGTGAATCGCATCCTGATGCGCGCCCTGACGGACGAAGGCCGCGTGACGGTGATGAATCGGGATGCCACGATCTGGCGCGGGAATACGCCGCACAGGTTTGAGCTGGAAGACCGGCGCGCGTTGCGCGGGCTGCTGGCTGAGTACTTTGGGATGGATCTGCCGGAGGTGGAGGGGATGCGGGTGCCTGGGGTGGAGGGGTGGAGTTGA
- a CDS encoding dienelactone hydrolase family protein, protein MSATHVPGKLSPNPDQVPSQKAKARKRPIVSKVILVAGLLVTVFAHGLFFSVQTEAAEAPAQSTAPITAPIEPEIVSITVPGAGMFGGDVDMRAEVYKPAGVGPFPTLIFSHGRSADRLDRANLKYPIPKGHVRYWLAKGIAVVAPIRVGYGATGGPDQEASGALFNATGVCTSKPDFPHLVKVTRDITMTALAWTRMQPWVDKDRILLEGQSAGGFATIATVAAQPPGVIGYINFAGGAAGWPDGAPGHSCDQEQLREVIGELGKTTKIPGLWLYAKNDQYWGPDAPGNWYRAFAAGGSPTEFIHAAELPGRDGHLLMYYGGKLWSVHVDRFVKALGL, encoded by the coding sequence ATGTCCGCTACCCACGTTCCAGGCAAGCTGTCGCCCAATCCCGATCAGGTTCCCTCGCAGAAGGCAAAAGCACGCAAACGTCCAATAGTGAGCAAGGTCATTCTGGTAGCTGGCCTGCTAGTCACAGTCTTTGCGCATGGCTTGTTCTTCAGCGTTCAGACTGAAGCCGCCGAAGCTCCCGCGCAGTCCACTGCACCGATAACGGCTCCCATTGAACCGGAGATCGTTTCCATTACGGTCCCGGGTGCTGGCATGTTTGGCGGCGATGTCGATATGCGCGCCGAAGTCTACAAACCCGCAGGTGTCGGTCCGTTTCCGACATTGATCTTTTCTCATGGCCGCTCGGCAGATCGTCTAGACCGCGCCAATTTGAAATACCCGATCCCGAAAGGTCACGTGCGATATTGGCTGGCCAAGGGCATTGCTGTCGTTGCCCCGATTCGCGTGGGGTATGGAGCGACCGGGGGTCCCGACCAAGAGGCCTCTGGAGCCCTCTTCAATGCCACGGGCGTCTGTACAAGCAAGCCCGATTTCCCGCATTTGGTTAAGGTCACGCGAGATATCACCATGACTGCACTGGCATGGACGCGCATGCAGCCGTGGGTCGACAAAGACCGGATTCTTTTGGAGGGGCAGTCTGCAGGCGGTTTTGCCACGATCGCTACAGTCGCGGCACAACCGCCAGGCGTGATTGGATACATCAACTTCGCTGGAGGCGCGGCCGGTTGGCCCGACGGCGCGCCCGGTCACAGTTGCGACCAAGAACAACTTCGCGAGGTCATAGGAGAGCTCGGGAAGACAACGAAGATTCCAGGCTTATGGCTATACGCGAAGAACGATCAGTACTGGGGCCCCGACGCTCCCGGTAATTGGTACCGAGCCTTCGCTGCCGGAGGAAGTCCAACTGAATTCATCCACGCTGCTGAACTGCCAGGGCGCGACGGACATCTTCTGATGTACTACGGCGGCAAGCTCTGGTCGGTTCACGTCGACCGGTTTGTCAAGGCGCTTGGGCTTTAG
- a CDS encoding translation initiation factor 1 produces the protein MSVIEEWEELHLTPDGWKDGSYRHVPGEAIIVAPPANDVLTVRRHVAAVYGGPSRVTEDRTPRTDDMSQIEQLLLKYGAPVFGV, from the coding sequence ATGTCTGTTATCGAAGAATGGGAAGAGTTGCATCTGACCCCCGATGGCTGGAAAGATGGCAGCTATCGTCACGTGCCGGGTGAGGCGATCATCGTCGCGCCACCGGCCAATGACGTGCTGACCGTGCGCAGGCATGTGGCCGCGGTTTATGGCGGGCCGTCACGCGTGACGGAAGATAGAACGCCGCGCACCGACGACATGAGCCAGATCGAGCAGTTACTGTTGAAGTACGGCGCGCCTGTCTTTGGCGTGTAG
- a CDS encoding isochorismatase: MNTIDSPYTVSVYPIEQEPGVWFATYLINEYRDGAERILANVSLRHNVHGTEALATHAARVAGRAAIARLVPHHNKN, translated from the coding sequence TTGAACACAATCGACTCCCCGTACACGGTATCCGTGTACCCAATTGAACAAGAACCCGGCGTGTGGTTTGCCACCTATCTCATCAACGAATACCGGGATGGCGCAGAACGCATCCTCGCTAACGTCTCGTTGCGGCATAACGTGCATGGCACTGAAGCGCTCGCTACGCATGCCGCGCGCGTTGCCGGCAGAGCCGCCATCGCACGCTTGGTGCCCCATCACAACAAGAACTGA
- a CDS encoding YdeI/OmpD-associated family protein encodes MHNPILTFTSQQAWEAWLETNGETAAGVWLRIAKRTAEDSTVSYAEALESALCYGWIDGQKQAENAHYWLQRFTPRTAKSIWSKINTTKAEALIAAGRMRPAGLRAVELAKGDGRWEAAYSSASTSTVPDDLQQALGANPKAKQFFATLNSQNRYAILFRIQNVKKAETRAKKIAQFIDMLNKGEKLHP; translated from the coding sequence ATGCACAATCCAATACTGACGTTCACCAGTCAGCAAGCCTGGGAGGCTTGGCTCGAAACCAACGGCGAGACAGCCGCCGGTGTGTGGCTGCGCATCGCAAAGCGGACGGCCGAAGACTCCACCGTCTCTTATGCCGAGGCACTCGAGAGCGCCCTGTGCTACGGATGGATTGACGGGCAAAAGCAGGCCGAAAATGCCCACTACTGGCTGCAACGATTTACGCCCAGGACCGCCAAAAGCATCTGGTCGAAGATCAATACCACCAAGGCGGAAGCTTTGATCGCGGCCGGGAGGATGCGCCCCGCTGGGCTCCGCGCCGTCGAGCTAGCCAAGGGCGACGGGCGCTGGGAGGCTGCCTATTCGTCTGCGAGTACGTCGACCGTGCCGGATGATCTCCAGCAGGCTCTGGGGGCCAACCCCAAAGCCAAGCAGTTCTTCGCGACCCTGAACAGTCAGAACCGGTACGCGATTCTGTTCAGAATCCAGAACGTGAAGAAGGCCGAGACGCGCGCAAAGAAGATCGCTCAGTTCATCGACATGTTGAACAAGGGCGAGAAGCTTCATCCATAG
- a CDS encoding lipocalin-like domain-containing protein, with translation MSEHAAKLYGSWRLVAFETELHDTKARKQPWGADPKGSLIFGADGRMMVLLTAKAREPGNTDEKLVALFRTVLAYTGRYRVDGDRFITKVDASWNEAWNGTEQERFYTLDADTLEVRTAWMPNPLISGHPTGRGVLSFRRE, from the coding sequence ATGTCTGAACACGCGGCAAAACTGTACGGTAGCTGGCGGCTGGTGGCTTTCGAAACCGAGCTTCACGATACGAAGGCGCGCAAGCAGCCTTGGGGCGCCGATCCCAAGGGGTCACTGATCTTCGGCGCCGATGGCCGCATGATGGTGCTCCTGACCGCAAAGGCGCGGGAGCCCGGCAACACGGACGAGAAGCTCGTGGCGCTGTTCCGCACGGTGCTGGCCTATACGGGCCGGTATCGGGTCGACGGAGACCGCTTCATCACAAAGGTCGATGCCAGCTGGAATGAAGCCTGGAACGGCACGGAGCAAGAGCGCTTCTACACGCTCGATGCAGATACGCTTGAGGTCCGCACGGCATGGATGCCGAACCCGTTGATCTCCGGACATCCAACTGGAAGGGGGGTGCTGAGTTTCAGGCGCGAGTAA
- a CDS encoding dihydrofolate reductase family protein, whose translation MTRVRVEGFTLSLDGYGAGPDQDITNPLGIGGTELHQWLVATRTFQQAVLGKEGGITGVDNDFAARSFQNVGAWILGRNMFGPVRGDWPDDTWKGWWGDNPPYHVPVFVLTHYARAPLEMEGGTTFHFITGGIREALDHAREAAGGQDVRIGGGPDTIRQYLREGLIDELHIAISPVLLGRGEPLFEGIDLRALGYTCVESVASEKATHVVLRRPSPTHI comes from the coding sequence ATGACACGTGTTCGCGTTGAGGGCTTCACCCTATCGCTTGACGGATACGGCGCCGGTCCGGACCAGGACATTACCAACCCGCTCGGCATTGGCGGGACAGAGCTGCACCAGTGGCTCGTTGCGACGCGCACATTCCAGCAGGCCGTGCTCGGCAAGGAGGGCGGCATAACCGGCGTCGACAACGACTTTGCTGCCCGCAGTTTTCAGAACGTAGGCGCATGGATTCTCGGGCGGAACATGTTCGGCCCCGTTCGCGGCGATTGGCCTGACGACACTTGGAAAGGCTGGTGGGGCGACAACCCGCCGTATCACGTTCCCGTTTTCGTATTGACCCACTACGCGCGTGCGCCACTCGAAATGGAGGGCGGCACAACGTTCCACTTCATCACAGGCGGCATTCGCGAAGCGCTGGACCATGCCCGCGAGGCTGCCGGCGGGCAAGATGTACGAATCGGCGGTGGGCCGGACACCATTCGGCAGTACCTTCGTGAGGGCCTTATCGATGAGCTGCACATTGCGATCTCTCCCGTCTTGCTTGGCCGTGGGGAACCGCTGTTCGAAGGCATTGATCTGCGGGCGCTGGGCTACACGTGTGTTGAATCCGTAGCGTCGGAAAAGGCAACGCATGTGGTGTTGCGGCGGCCATCTCCTACCCACATTTGA
- a CDS encoding recombination-associated protein RdgC, giving the protein MWFKNLQLHRLPAPWAVTPDQLEKWLAPHAFQPGNSVEKQTFGWASPRDDGALVYSNNGQMLLMFRAEKKLLPASVINQVTKARALELEEQQGFKPGRKQLRELKEQVTDELLPRAFSIRRDTRVWIDTANGWLVIDAASQAVADDVRGLLVKSIDQLPLTSVHVKHSPVAAMTEWLLSGEAPGGFTVDQDAELRSTGEGGATVRYVGHALEAEDMRRHIEAGKQCMRLAMTWDDRVSFVLTPSLLIKRVTPLDVIKEAEDPTAQNDDERFDSDAALMTGELSRMLSDLIDSLGGDQLDAVPQAKAA; this is encoded by the coding sequence ATGTGGTTCAAAAACCTCCAGCTTCATCGTCTGCCGGCACCTTGGGCCGTGACCCCTGACCAGCTTGAAAAGTGGCTGGCACCCCACGCGTTTCAACCGGGCAACAGCGTAGAAAAGCAGACCTTCGGCTGGGCCTCGCCGCGTGACGACGGCGCGCTCGTATATTCAAACAACGGGCAGATGCTGCTGATGTTCCGCGCCGAGAAGAAGCTGCTGCCCGCGTCCGTCATCAATCAGGTCACCAAGGCCCGGGCGCTTGAACTGGAGGAGCAGCAGGGCTTCAAGCCCGGCCGAAAGCAACTGCGCGAACTCAAGGAGCAGGTGACTGACGAACTGCTGCCGCGCGCGTTCAGCATTCGCCGCGATACCCGTGTGTGGATCGATACGGCAAATGGCTGGCTCGTGATCGATGCAGCTTCGCAGGCGGTTGCCGACGACGTGCGCGGCCTGCTCGTCAAGTCGATCGATCAATTGCCACTCACCAGCGTGCATGTGAAGCATTCGCCTGTTGCGGCGATGACGGAGTGGCTGCTCTCCGGCGAGGCGCCCGGCGGCTTCACCGTCGACCAGGACGCCGAGTTGCGCTCGACGGGCGAGGGCGGCGCCACGGTGCGATACGTTGGCCACGCGCTCGAAGCGGAAGACATGCGTCGGCATATCGAAGCCGGCAAGCAGTGCATGCGCCTTGCCATGACGTGGGACGACCGCGTCTCGTTCGTGCTGACGCCGTCGCTGTTGATCAAGCGTGTCACGCCGCTCGACGTGATCAAGGAAGCCGAAGACCCCACTGCCCAGAACGACGACGAGCGCTTCGACTCGGATGCCGCACTGATGACCGGTGAACTGTCGCGGATGCTGTCCGACCTGATCGACAGCCTTGGCGGCGATCAACTCGATGCCGTTCCACAGGCCAAGGCGGCCTGA
- a CDS encoding LysR family transcriptional regulator, whose protein sequence is MLNPVWIQTFATVAAAHSFTEAGRQLDLSQSSVSDHIRRLEHSVNRRLFVRDTHSVSLTPDGEALLVHAKLILESLARAELQFSAPRLQGRVRLGSSEDLAQGPLPNLLAAFRATHPDVELEITMGMTSKLYEGIEDGSLDLIVGKRREGGRRGVPLFRGQLEWLARPGTVVDVSQPLPLILVNEPSVTRSIVLDTLAAAGWLWRIVCTSSSHSGCIAAARGGLGITVRAQNLAGGGLVPPVNGDVLPPLPAIEFITLSARRLSKPAETLLQLIRKSDLRAGRAD, encoded by the coding sequence ATGCTCAATCCCGTCTGGATCCAAACCTTCGCCACCGTGGCCGCGGCCCATAGCTTTACGGAGGCCGGGCGGCAGCTTGACCTGTCGCAATCGTCTGTCAGCGATCACATCCGCCGGCTGGAACACAGCGTAAACCGGCGGCTGTTTGTGCGCGACACCCATTCGGTCTCGCTCACACCCGACGGCGAGGCGCTGCTCGTCCACGCCAAGCTGATCCTCGAATCCCTGGCGCGCGCCGAGCTGCAGTTCAGTGCGCCCCGGCTGCAGGGTCGCGTTCGGCTCGGTTCATCGGAAGACCTGGCGCAGGGGCCGCTGCCCAACCTGCTGGCGGCGTTTCGGGCAACGCATCCCGATGTCGAACTCGAGATCACGATGGGGATGACCAGCAAACTGTACGAAGGCATCGAAGACGGCTCGCTTGACCTGATTGTCGGCAAGCGCCGCGAAGGCGGCCGACGTGGTGTCCCGCTATTCCGAGGGCAGCTCGAATGGCTGGCCCGGCCCGGGACCGTGGTTGACGTAAGTCAGCCACTGCCGCTCATCCTCGTCAACGAGCCGAGCGTGACGCGCTCGATCGTGCTCGACACGTTGGCCGCAGCAGGTTGGCTGTGGCGCATCGTCTGCACCAGCAGCAGTCATTCCGGATGTATTGCCGCGGCCCGCGGCGGATTGGGGATTACCGTGCGTGCGCAGAACCTGGCGGGCGGCGGGCTAGTGCCGCCGGTCAACGGCGACGTTTTACCGCCGCTGCCGGCCATCGAATTCATCACGTTGTCGGCGCGGCGCCTGAGCAAGCCCGCGGAGACGCTCTTGCAGCTCATCCGCAAGAGCGACTTGCGCGCCGGGCGAGCGGACTGA
- the mdtD gene encoding multidrug transporter subunit MdtD: MQTASAPAAPQSASQTAMLWIVFAGFFMQALDTTIVNTALPSMARSLGEKPLDLKSVVVAYTLTMAMLTPASGWLADKFGTRRVYFTAILIFVLGSVFCATAHTLCQLVVARVLQGIGGSMLLPIGRLAVLRNIPGEQYIAALAFVSVAGQVGPLLGPALGGWLVQDVSWHWIFLINVPVGFVGLFAVRRYLPHDAVRAVAPFDWLGCGLLSLCMVAFSLALENGTHSPWSAVLIAVSVVSALLYIPHARRRVAPLFQLALFREPNFSIGLVGNLFCRIGSGAVPFLLPLLFQLQLGYSPFHSGLLLLPIAIAGMLAKRWVVPLVNRFGYDVFLQVNTWVVGVSIASFAAMSPGWPLVLSIVQLSVFGWANSMQFAAMNSITLKGLSHQDAGSGNSLFSMVQMLAIGLGVSIGGGLVSLFSIKLGVAAPAYRLAFFTMGVVTVFSALIFRKLDAKPEPAHAKNVEADAVQAR, encoded by the coding sequence ATGCAGACCGCTTCAGCCCCCGCCGCGCCGCAGAGCGCTTCGCAAACCGCCATGCTTTGGATCGTCTTTGCCGGCTTCTTCATGCAGGCGCTGGACACGACCATCGTCAATACAGCCCTGCCGTCAATGGCGCGCAGCCTGGGCGAAAAACCGCTCGACCTGAAATCAGTGGTGGTGGCCTACACGCTCACCATGGCGATGTTGACGCCGGCATCGGGATGGCTGGCGGACAAGTTCGGCACGCGGCGCGTCTATTTCACCGCGATCCTCATCTTCGTTCTGGGGTCTGTGTTCTGTGCAACGGCGCACACGTTGTGCCAACTGGTGGTCGCGCGCGTGCTGCAGGGGATTGGTGGCTCGATGCTGTTGCCGATCGGCCGGCTGGCCGTGTTGCGCAATATTCCGGGCGAGCAGTACATCGCGGCATTGGCCTTCGTGTCGGTGGCGGGGCAGGTGGGCCCGCTCCTGGGGCCGGCTCTTGGCGGCTGGCTCGTGCAGGATGTCTCGTGGCACTGGATTTTCCTGATCAACGTGCCGGTGGGTTTCGTAGGCTTGTTCGCGGTACGGCGCTATCTGCCGCACGACGCCGTGCGTGCGGTGGCGCCATTCGACTGGCTCGGCTGCGGATTGCTGTCGCTGTGCATGGTGGCGTTTTCGCTGGCGCTTGAAAATGGCACGCACAGCCCGTGGAGCGCGGTGTTGATCGCCGTGAGCGTGGTCAGTGCGCTGCTCTATATTCCGCACGCGAGGCGGCGTGTGGCGCCGCTATTCCAGCTTGCGCTGTTTCGCGAACCGAACTTCAGCATTGGGCTCGTCGGCAACCTGTTCTGCCGCATTGGCTCGGGTGCCGTGCCCTTTTTGCTGCCGCTGCTGTTCCAGTTGCAGCTTGGCTATTCGCCATTCCATTCCGGGTTGCTGCTATTGCCAATTGCCATTGCCGGCATGCTCGCCAAACGCTGGGTCGTCCCCCTCGTGAACCGTTTCGGATATGACGTTTTCCTGCAGGTCAACACGTGGGTCGTTGGTGTCTCGATCGCCTCGTTTGCGGCCATGTCGCCGGGCTGGCCGCTGGTGCTGTCGATCGTGCAGCTGTCGGTGTTCGGATGGGCAAATTCGATGCAGTTTGCGGCCATGAACAGCATCACGCTCAAAGGGCTGTCGCACCAGGATGCCGGCAGCGGCAACAGCCTGTTTTCGATGGTGCAGATGCTGGCGATCGGGCTCGGTGTATCGATCGGGGGCGGGCTTGTCAGCCTTTTCTCGATCAAGCTTGGCGTGGCGGCGCCGGCGTATCGGCTGGCGTTCTTCACCATGGGCGTTGTCACCGTGTTTTCTGCGTTGATTTTCAGAAAGCTCGACGCCAAGCCCGAGCCGGCTCATGCCAAAAACGTAGAAGCCGACGCTGTACAGGCGCGCTAA
- a CDS encoding branched-chain amino acid aminotransferase, protein MNNVVESAISIEKRPNPVPAEERARLLENPAFGRVFTDHMATIRYTEGKGWHDAKIGAHGPIQCDPSTLVLHYAQEIFEGMKAYRLPDGGGALFRPEANARRFQNSAKRLAMPALPEDLFLQAVRELVKLDRDWIPSGQGSALYLRPFMIATEVVLGVKPSAEYLFCVIACPVGAYFKGDASSGVTIWVSDNYTRAAPGGTGEAKCGGNYAASLVAQAEATREGCDQVVFLDAVERKWIEELGGMNVFFVFDDGSLQTPPLTGTILPGITRDSLITLARGMGLTVREEPYSIDQWQADAQSGRLREAFACGTAAVVTPIGKVKGHKHNFTIGDGKAGELTTKLKAALVDLQNGRAPDPHGWLDRLF, encoded by the coding sequence ATGAACAACGTTGTCGAATCGGCTATTTCGATCGAGAAGCGCCCGAACCCTGTTCCGGCGGAAGAGCGGGCACGCCTGCTGGAAAACCCCGCTTTCGGCCGCGTCTTCACGGATCACATGGCCACCATCCGCTACACGGAAGGCAAGGGCTGGCACGACGCCAAAATCGGCGCGCATGGCCCGATCCAGTGCGATCCGTCCACGCTGGTGCTGCATTACGCGCAGGAAATCTTCGAGGGCATGAAGGCCTACCGTCTGCCGGACGGCGGCGGTGCGCTGTTCCGCCCGGAAGCCAACGCGCGCCGGTTCCAGAACTCCGCCAAGCGCCTGGCGATGCCCGCGCTGCCCGAAGACCTCTTCCTGCAAGCCGTGCGCGAGTTGGTCAAGCTCGATCGCGACTGGATTCCGTCGGGCCAGGGCTCCGCGCTGTACCTGCGTCCGTTCATGATCGCCACCGAAGTGGTCCTCGGCGTGAAGCCTTCGGCCGAATACCTGTTCTGCGTGATTGCCTGCCCCGTGGGCGCGTACTTCAAGGGCGACGCATCGTCGGGCGTCACGATCTGGGTGTCGGACAACTACACGCGCGCGGCACCGGGCGGTACGGGCGAGGCCAAGTGCGGCGGCAACTACGCCGCCAGCCTGGTCGCTCAAGCTGAGGCCACCCGCGAGGGCTGCGACCAGGTCGTCTTCCTCGACGCGGTGGAGCGCAAGTGGATCGAAGAGCTGGGCGGTATGAACGTGTTCTTCGTCTTCGATGACGGTTCGCTGCAGACGCCGCCGCTGACTGGCACGATCCTGCCGGGCATCACGCGCGATTCGCTGATTACGTTGGCGCGGGGCATGGGCCTGACCGTGCGCGAAGAGCCGTATTCCATTGACCAATGGCAGGCCGACGCCCAAAGCGGTCGCCTGCGTGAAGCCTTTGCGTGCGGCACCGCAGCGGTCGTCACGCCCATCGGCAAGGTCAAGGGTCACAAGCACAACTTCACCATCGGCGATGGCAAGGCGGGTGAGCTGACGACGAAGCTGAAGGCGGCGCTGGTCGATCTGCAGAACGGCCGCGCACCGGACCCGCACGGCTGGCTCGACCGCCTGTTCTGA
- a CDS encoding alpha/beta fold hydrolase gives MAESLSAPSVDGTEAWISTPDGRLYARQWGGPVGDAAKPPIVLLHDSLGCVALWRDFPQRLAQSTGHAVIAYDRLGFGRSDAFPGQLDAGFIQQEAYGGFAALTERLGVDRFIVFGHSVGGGMAVSIAAAYPGRCAGLITESAQAFVEEQTREGIRVAQAQFAEPGQMGRLERYHGSKAQWVLDAWVNTWLSPAFAQWCLDDALLAVRSPVLALHGTEDEYGSTAQPERIVTLAGAPATLKLVPRCGHVPHREQEAAVLDAVNTFLPTLA, from the coding sequence ATGGCCGAATCGCTTTCCGCGCCGTCCGTTGACGGTACCGAAGCCTGGATCAGCACACCCGATGGTCGTCTCTATGCCAGGCAATGGGGCGGCCCGGTCGGCGATGCCGCAAAACCGCCGATCGTGCTGCTGCACGATTCGCTCGGCTGCGTCGCGCTGTGGCGTGATTTTCCGCAGCGCCTGGCGCAGTCGACCGGACATGCAGTCATCGCTTACGACCGGCTTGGCTTCGGCCGGTCCGACGCCTTTCCGGGCCAGCTTGATGCGGGCTTCATTCAGCAGGAAGCGTACGGTGGCTTTGCCGCCCTGACCGAGCGGCTTGGCGTGGACCGCTTTATCGTCTTCGGCCACAGCGTCGGCGGCGGCATGGCGGTGTCGATTGCCGCAGCGTATCCGGGCCGCTGCGCCGGCTTGATCACCGAGTCTGCGCAGGCGTTTGTGGAAGAGCAAACACGCGAGGGCATCCGCGTCGCCCAGGCACAGTTTGCAGAGCCCGGGCAGATGGGCAGGCTCGAGCGTTACCACGGCAGCAAGGCGCAATGGGTGCTGGATGCGTGGGTCAATACGTGGTTGTCTCCGGCATTCGCGCAGTGGTGCCTCGACGACGCGCTGCTTGCCGTGCGCAGCCCCGTACTGGCGCTGCACGGCACGGAAGACGAATATGGCTCCACCGCCCAGCCGGAGCGCATCGTCACGCTGGCCGGGGCGCCCGCCACGCTCAAGCTGGTGCCGCGCTGCGGGCACGTGCCGCATCGGGAGCAGGAAGCCGCCGTGCTGGATGCGGTCAATACGTTTCTCCCGACCTTGGCCTGA